TGATAACCCGAAAAAATCAGCGCCAGAATCGATATCCAAATGCAAGGAAGCCGTGAAATTCTTGGGACACTGCTCTGGCGGTTGACATGGCCCCATGCCGGATTCGGATGTTTGGAGCCTCCATTCCAATCACCGCAGCGCCACCGAACGTGACCATATATTCACTTGCTAAATAAGGAAAACGGAATTCTTCTCGATTTAAAAAAAAGAAAGTACTTCCAAACTTATGGCGTCTGCTCCCTTATCCCGGAAATATGAACGAGCACCCAGCGAAGGCGCGGTCCCTTGCCTTCAGGACATGCCAATGCCAGGTGGACTCACCCAGTTATAGGGGTTCTGCAATTATCTTGTGACCCCGAGAGCTTGAGTGCACTAAAATACCAGGGTTATGTCATTCGCCGAACGACCCAGAGTGACCGGCCCGCATGAGCGATCCCGGACACGGGCCGGACGCGAGGATCATCTTTGAGCCGCTCGGCCTCTACGACGTCAAGAAGCAGGACCTGCTGATCGGTCTCGTTTGCATTCGGCGTGATCCACCAGTGTAGATCCTCGCAGCAGAGCCCAGCCTCCGGGTGCTCCTGGAGGTACTCAATGGCATATTCGGCGTCCACTTTTCTCGGTACGGCGACGACGGACATCTGCTCTCTCCTCCTCCGTCTGCAATCATGTGGACTATACTTGATTTATGGCGGCTGTTGCGGGGCAGGCCATCGCTTTCGCTGGTGGCATGGACGGCTTTCCGCCAGCCCGCTGGGATCGATGAATGATATCGCGCGTTGGTGGTTACCGTCACTCGTGATCCCGGCTTTTCTCTTTAAGCGCTAATCGATTGTCAGGTGCATCCCTCGCACAAATCGGTCCGCTTGCTCGAAAAAAGGTCGTGGATTTCCGCTCAAGCCACTACGTGCGTTGCAGGTTCCGGGATGGCCGATACGGAAGCAAGCATGGTCACAGGAGTGGCGCCGACGAATAGCGAAGAATGCGAATTGATGATCCGGCCCGTTTCGAGCTTCAGAAGCGGCCCATCGATGTCGATCACCTTCTCGGTAAAGGAAAGCTCGCCCCAGCCTTCGGAAGTTCCCTCGATCATTACAAAGCGATAACCGGTTCCGATATCAAACATTAGAAGTCCTCCGACCTTCCGATAACCTGCCATCTGGGGCCGTAGTGTCAAGTACGGCGTCCGGTGGGTCCGCCGCCGAAATCGCCTTTGTCAAAATCGCAACGGTATCTAACCTTGCCTTCGCCGTTCGATCAGACGAAGAGCATGTGGGCGAAGATCGAATTAGCTCTCCAGCGCCGGCAATAACTTATCGGTCGTCCGTGACGTTACTCCTTTGCGCCGTGACGAGCGCGGTATCTCGCTGTCGCATTTTCGCTTGCGAAGGAGAAGCGTCGGCTCCATGTTGAAGCCGTCTCGTAGTTCGTGAGGTAATCTATGCCAACGGGTACAGTAAAATTCTTCAATGCCGACAAAGGGTTTGGTTTTATAAGTCCCGATGGAGGCGGCAATGATGTGTTCGTACACATCTCGGCTCTTCAGGCTTCCGGCATCCGATCGCTTCGTGACGGGCAGAAGGTGTCGTTCGATACGGAGCCAGACAATAGGGGGAAAGGCCCTAAAGCCGTAAACATCGAAGTGCGGTAATACTCGAACGCAGTGCGGGGTCCCCTCCATCGGCCGACTTGATTTCGTCGCCGACGACTGCGGAACCGTGCGCATCCTTCAAGCTGTCGTCCATAGATTCTGCCACTACGCACGCTTGGCTCGTCTTCCCGGCCATCCCGTTATCGGCGACGAGCAACAGCTCAGTGCGCATGACCCTTGTCGGGCAGCTCGTCCTCACTAGTTAATTAACTTGAGCATTGTAAGACTTCAGTTCCTCTTGATTCATCCATGCAATAAGCGCGCGGCTGCCATAACTTGTGTCGCCCAACAATCGTCTCCATCTGCCAGGTACGCCACCCGTGTCTATTGCATACCGGCGCTGCGACCTATCGTCGGCACGCGCGAGGAGACAATCATGAACGACATTTCGAAAACTCTGACTGATATGACCGTTTTCGAGAGATCAAGCCTGATCGAGACCGTTGCCGATGCTCTCGAGGCAACCGCCGACGCAGCAGGCGATGAAGGCGATGCGCGCTTCGTCGCCAATTCACTGTTCGTTGCCAATACAATCCGAGGCTTATCCGGCGACCTTGCACCGGGGGATATCAAGGCAGCAGAGGTCCTCCTCGAGCAGGGCATTATGCTCGTCCAGCAGTTCTCGAATCGGGGAAGGCAGCGCGCAGTCCTCAACTAGCGGCTCACCACATCTTTCCTACATGCCCCAAGCGGGGGCTCTAAGGCAACCAGGTTCGACCATTTTTACTCGCGCTCATCGTCGTTCTCTATTTTAGGATACACTAAAGGACAAAGTGACTTGGCTGAGAATGTCCCCATTCGATGCTGGGTTTTTCGTAAGATGGCCATGCGCCGTCCAACGGGGAGATGACGCACTCGATGATCGATCACGTCAAGCACGGATGGGCTCTCTTGGCTCTTAGGCGCCCAGAATGTCGCGTACTTTCGTCAGTTGTACCGGAGATGGGTGAACTTCTGGAATGCTATAGCCTAGCAAATCTACACTTGGAAAAGCTTCGTCGGGAGCACGATCGCGAAGAAGTTGAATGTTATGAGGAGTTGCGCCTCGGGATCGAGGCGGAAGCTCGCTCCTATCTACAGCAATTCGACCGAATGGCGGGATAGGAGGGATTCGAACCCCCAACCAAGCGGTTGTTAGACGCCGGCTCTCCACGTTGAATAACAGGACCGGTGGTTCGAATCCCAACGCGGACATTCTCCCAAAGGCCTACAATGAAAGCCGCTCTGTGCAGACTGCTTCCACGAGATCCTGAAGAACTCTCACACGCTCAGCAAGCCATGTGAGTTCCTCCGTGGTGATAGCGTATTTCGCCGAATATCTCGCTTCGACGTAGGCTTTGGACAGCAGCTCGAAGCATCGACGCGAAAAGCGGCTGTCGCGCGGCCATGCCGCGATAAGCCGATTGTCTATCCGCTCCGCTTGCGAACGAAGGACCTTCAGACGGTGCGATTTAGGACTATAAAGGGTCAGTGTGAGTAGTGCGCAGTGATAGTAGTTCTCGCACGCTTGGTGAAGCATGAACGCGGCGTGGTTTCGATCACTCTTGGCAAAATAGAACTGAGTGCCTTCCGAAAACTTTTCGGCACTGTTAAACCATCGCTCGAAGTAAATCTTCGCTTCCTGCTGCTCCTCCGCCGCCGTCAGTGGCTTCGGTTTCGCCAGGGGATGGCCACGCGCCTCGTAGAGGACGATGCCGTCTCTGGCGATGTCGACGAAGAAGGGGCGACCGCGGGCGAGCTGATCGTTGACGTCCTGGAGCGTGTGGACGATCGGCACGACCGGCGTTTCGATGCGATGGCCGAGCTGCTCTTTTAGCAGCCGCTCCTCGATGCTTTCCCAGAGTTCTTGCTCCTCGGCAAAGGACTTCTTGTTGACGACGATCAACAGGTCGTAGTCGGAGCGGTAGCCACTGAGGCGATCCTCAACCCAATCACCGCGGCCATACGAACCGTACAGTATCAACTTCAAGATCTTGCCGGAATTTCGCTTTGCAGACAGCTTGCTTGCCTGAAACGCCTCGACCTCGGCAAACAGGATCTCGATGATGCGTGCTAACTCGCGCCGCTTCCTGTCCGGCAAGTGCTCGATGTGGTCGGTCAGGGTCAAAGCAGCGTCGAAGCCTTCAGTGTGAATCGCATCCATCGTAGCGGTTCCATCGTGTTTGCACACCCTAAAGCTTTTACGCGAATAAAAGATTGAATACAATCAGGAGCTGGGATTAACGCTCGCTCATGCGGGAGAGTTTTTGAAGGGCCACATCGCGCAGGGCAGGCGAGTTACCTTGGACGACTGCTGCCTACTCTTCGAAGGGAGCCCGTTGGACGCCTCTCCATCCCGTGGGCATTAAGCCGCCGGGGAAGGATTGGAAAGACCTCGCCATCGGCCACGCCCAGCGCGAGGCATGGCTCTTCCGCCTACGAAGGTCGAGCAGCGCGACGCAGCTGAGACTATCGGCGTCTGCGCGATCCCCGAAACCAAGTGGATGCGGCGGCGGTTCCTAAGACTGCGGGCCGGTGCATTCGACGCGAAGAGGAGCGCGGTATGAAGGAGCCCGTGAACTCATCTCATCGTCGGCGGAAACTCTTTTGGGCCTGGAGTTGGGTTTGGAATTTCTTCTGGCGGCAAGTCCGGATCGGGCTCCTCGATCGGCGGCTCCGGAACATCGGGCGGCAGATCGGGAATGGGACCAGGCTTAGGACTTGGAGCCGGCTCGGTTGGAATGGTTGTCATGGCGAATTCCTTTCTAGAGACCCAATCCTCTCGCAGGTCGGTTTGTTCCGGAGGAGCGCGGCATGAGGCTCTCCAACTGGCCATGGGGCGATCTGCAGCCTCACTCCTATGATTTCATCCAGAAGGTCTATGCCGCGTGTAGTGACGTTCTCGCCGAGGTCGGCCGGACCAACAGCGAAGCCTTTTCTAGCAAGCTCTCGAAGAGCTCGGCCTGTATGACATGGACCTGCCGAAGGTCGGGCTGGGTAGGATCGGTCCGGACCCGCGAACGATGCTTCACGGTAACCGCGAGATGCGCGTCGCCATCGATGCCCAATCCGGCCAGAATGAGGATTTCGTTCGCCAGCTCTTTCGAGAAGCGATGACGGCCATCAGCAGCCCCTGCGATGACCCGCGCGCGATCGCCCGTCGATCCGTCCTTCCTGCTTGAAACAAAGGAGGGCCGGCGCAGGTCCGGCCCCCGTTGCTCGGACGTGGCGGCTTATAGCCGGCCGCGCCCTGTCAGCTCAACTCGCCTTCGACTTCCAGTATGTCGAGGTGTGCACGGTTGTCAGCTATGTGGAGAAGGGCGCGCAGTACGCTACCGGCAATCGGGTTTCGAGAGCGCGGCTGGCCTCGGGGTGGTCGAGGCGGTCGCGGACATCGCTCTATAGCTTGGGGAAGAACCCTATCGGATTCCCTAAAGGGCAATATCTGCACCCGCTAATACGATGTAGAAAACATATGGAAGAGTGGACATGCCCTCTTTCTGCAAATCGAGGGGCAATATCGCGCCGCAGAGGGCGCTTCCGTGTCGAAATGATCTGTCCAATTTATGTCGCTAAATAACCCCCCGTTTTGCCTTGAATCGTCTTTCAACCACCTTGGCCATCCACGTGGAGGCCCTTCAGGGAGGCATTCGAAATGAGACGGACCACGCAATTATTAACAGCAGCGGTCGCCGTCGCAGCCAGCCTTCTGGCGAGTACTGCGACGATGCACGCGCAGGACGCCGCCAAGAAGCCGAACATCCTGTTCATCATGGGCGACGATATCGGCTGGATGCAGCCGGGTATCTATCACAAAGGCTTGATGGTCGGTGAAACCCCGAACATCGATCGCATCGGTCAAGAAGGTGCAATGTTCACGACCTACTACGCCGAACAGAGCTGCACGGCGGGCCGGAACGCCTTCTTCACCGGAATGCACCCGCTGCGCACAGGTATGATCCCGCCCCAATTGCCGGGCAGTCCGTCATATCTCAAACCGGGAACTCCATCGCTTGCATGGTTCCTGCGCGACCTCGGCTACAACACCGGTGAGTTCGGCAAGAACCACCTCGGCGATCACACGGACGCCTTGCCAACCGCCCATGGTTTCCATGAGTTTTGGGGTTATCTCTACCACCTCGACGCCATGCAGGGCGTGAGTTTCCCGGATATCAACAGGACGCCGACCGAGCAGACAATTGCTCCGGCGTGCAAGAACACGCCGATCCCAGGCCTCAAAGACGACCCTGCGGCGGTGGACCCAAAAACGACGTTATGCTTGATGCCGCCACGGCCCGTGCTGGCGTGCAAATCCTCGGACGGCACCGCCGCCAACCAGACCTGCGCGGACGAAGGCCCGCTGACGCTGGAGCGCTCGAAGACGGTCGACGAGGAAATATCGAGCCACGTCATCGATTTCCTCGACCGCAACGACCCGGAGAAGACGAAAAAGCCGTTCTTCGTCTGGTACAACCCCGCGCGCATGCACATCACGACCGTGCTTCCGGACAAGTACCAGAACATGGTCGGCGAACCTGGTGGTAAGGACTGGGGTGTCAACGAAGCCGGCATGAAGCAGATGGACGACAACATCGGCTACGTGCTGAAGAAACTTGAAGAAATGGGAGAGCTCGACAATACGATTATCGCCTTCACCACCGACAATGGGGCCGAAACGATCACCTTCCCAGACGGTGGCACTACCCCGTTTAAAGGTGGCAAGCTGACAACATGGGAAGGCGGCATGCGCGCGCCGCTCGTCGTGCGTTGGCCGGGCCACATCAAACCGGGCACAGTAAAGAACGACATCTTCGCCTCTCTCGACTGGCTGCCGACACTGGTCGACATCGCAGGCGGACCCAAGAAGAACGAACTGAAGGCTGAGATCGAGAAGGGCGCCTATCCGGGAATCGCCAAGACCACGCTCGATGGCGTCAATCAGCGGGACTATCTTGAAGGGACTTCGGAAAAATCTGCCCGAGATACGTTCTTCTACTATTCCGGCAAGGATCCGTCGGCAGTTCGCTACAAGAACTGGAAGATGTATTTCGCAATGGTATCGGATGCGCCCACAGGCTTCCTCGCAGGCGTCCTCCCGTTCCACTGGACCCAGGTGGTCAATATCAAGCGTGATCCGTTCGAGACGTCGATAGGCGAGCAGATCAAAACCCTTACAGGTATGGGTGGAGCGATCTCTGCTCCAGCGACTGCCTACGTCTACGACTGGAACATGCTGCCTATCGGTCAGGCGCTGTGGCTGAAGGAACTCCAGAGTTATATCGACTATCCGCCGATGCAGGACCCGGCCAGCTATAATCTCGAACAGGTCATCCAACAGGTTCAGGCGATGAAGCAACAGCACCATCCAGGCGAATAGCCTGACCTCAACCGATGACGGACGCCGCTCGACGGCGTCCGTTTCTTCAGCATGTCCAAGGGCTGCAGAGGGCGGAACGATGAGTGATGGCATCCAAGCACGTCGTGACGAACCACGCTGGCCTCCGGTGATGGCGATCCTGGCGGTGTTCGTTTTCCTCGAAATTCTGCCGCACCACGTCTATGCCATGCCGCGATGGGTGTCGTACGCGGTTGTCGTCGCCGCACTCGTTCCAATGATCATGGTGACGGTGTCTCCCGACAACTCAACCTGGCTTCGCATCGAACGCGTCGGGACCATGCTGCTTGCCAGCGTCTACGCTGGGAATACGGCGGCGGAACTTGGCGATATGATAGGGATCATCACGATCCATCCACCGGAGACGCGATCGGTGTCGTTGCTGACTTCATCGTTTTCGATCTGGATCACCAACGTTCTTACCTTCTCGCTTCTCTATTGGCAGATCGATGCGGGCGGTCCGTCGCGCATCGCGCGTGGCATCGCAAGGAGACCCGACTGGCTCTTTCCCCAGGCGTCGGCTCCCGAGCTCGCATCGCCCGATTGGCGGCCGCTCTACATCGACTACCTGTCGCTGGCGTTCAATACGGCAACGGCCTTCAGTCCCACGGATGTCCTGCCACTCACGCCGCGTGCAAAGGCATTGATGATGCTCGAAAGCGCGATCTCGCTCCTGACCCTGGTGCTCGTGGCCGCACGTGCAGTCAATGTCATTCCGTAGCGTTCTCACGGCGAGTGCCCCAAAGGCCAATAGACAGGCGCCCCGCTTTCCAGCCACAAACACGAGGGCCTGCTGCATCGGACGACGTCCCCAGGCCGCATGAAAGGGTTTCAACCACTAGGATCGGATCACCCCATGACCCAAAAGAGGCTCATGCTCGTCGCCGCAGCGACATTCTCCGCCTTTATGACTCACGCCGTCGCCAGCCGCGCTGACACCATTAGCTACGCGGACGCCGTGACAGCGCTCGCCCAGGAGTGCGGCGCAGACATCAAGAAGCATTGCAAGGGCGTCAATCTTGGAGGTGGCCGCATTCAGGCCTGCCTCGAAGAGAATGCCGCCAGGGTCTCGCCGACATGCACCTCGACGCTTTCGAGCGTGATGACGTCCATCAAGCAGCGGCAAGAGGCACAGATGGCGTACACCAAGGTCTGCAGGCACGACATGTCTCAGTACTGCAACGGCGTGGTAGGGGACGGAAACATCCTCGCATGCCTCATCGAGACCAGCCGCGTCGATGGCAGGAAATGCGACCAGGTAATCACCGACGCCGGATGGCGCTAGGATCGAGGGATAGGAGGGAAGACAATGTTCATTGCCCGAATTCGCATATTGGTAACGGTTGGCCTGCTGCTTGCTCCAGGCTACACAACGGCGCAGCAGATCGATCACAAGCAACTGATCGGAACCTTGGCACGGCTCGACCAGGCCTCACCCGTAGTCGATGTCGCCTTGTTGGCCGAGGAGGTTGCCGCAAACGCCGGAAAGGGCGTGGCAAATCTTCCGAACTGGCAGAACCTGTCGCGGCTTTCGCAGCTCATTGTCGAGATTGATTTCGAGAATGATTCCGTCGCCATCGAGCCGGAGTCCTATCGCACGATCGGGATGATCGCCGATGCATTGCATCACCCCAATCTCTCACGATACAAATTCCTGGTGGTGGGGCATACGAGTTCGACCGGTGATGCCAAGCACAATCTCAAGCTCAGCCAGGACCGCGCGGATGCCATAACCTACGCACTGTCCACGACCTTCGCCGTCCCCCCCGATCACCTGTATCCCATCGGAGTCGGCAAGGAATGGCCGATCGATGCCGGCCACCCTGCGGCAGCCGACAATAGACGCGTGCAACTCATCAATCTGGGCCTGGTCCGGTAGAAAAGGACATATGGCCGCGACGCCGATGAGATGTACGC
This genomic stretch from Rhizobium favelukesii harbors:
- a CDS encoding cold-shock protein; the encoded protein is MPTGTVKFFNADKGFGFISPDGGGNDVFVHISALQASGIRSLRDGQKVSFDTEPDNRGKGPKAVNIEVR
- a CDS encoding HEPN domain-containing protein, with the translated sequence MDAIHTEGFDAALTLTDHIEHLPDRKRRELARIIEILFAEVEAFQASKLSAKRNSGKILKLILYGSYGRGDWVEDRLSGYRSDYDLLIVVNKKSFAEEQELWESIEERLLKEQLGHRIETPVVPIVHTLQDVNDQLARGRPFFVDIARDGIVLYEARGHPLAKPKPLTAAEEQQEAKIYFERWFNSAEKFSEGTQFYFAKSDRNHAAFMLHQACENYYHCALLTLTLYSPKSHRLKVLRSQAERIDNRLIAAWPRDSRFSRRCFELLSKAYVEARYSAKYAITTEELTWLAERVRVLQDLVEAVCTERLSL
- a CDS encoding arylsulfatase produces the protein MRRTTQLLTAAVAVAASLLASTATMHAQDAAKKPNILFIMGDDIGWMQPGIYHKGLMVGETPNIDRIGQEGAMFTTYYAEQSCTAGRNAFFTGMHPLRTGMIPPQLPGSPSYLKPGTPSLAWFLRDLGYNTGEFGKNHLGDHTDALPTAHGFHEFWGYLYHLDAMQGVSFPDINRTPTEQTIAPACKNTPIPGLKDDPAAVDPKTTLCLMPPRPVLACKSSDGTAANQTCADEGPLTLERSKTVDEEISSHVIDFLDRNDPEKTKKPFFVWYNPARMHITTVLPDKYQNMVGEPGGKDWGVNEAGMKQMDDNIGYVLKKLEEMGELDNTIIAFTTDNGAETITFPDGGTTPFKGGKLTTWEGGMRAPLVVRWPGHIKPGTVKNDIFASLDWLPTLVDIAGGPKKNELKAEIEKGAYPGIAKTTLDGVNQRDYLEGTSEKSARDTFFYYSGKDPSAVRYKNWKMYFAMVSDAPTGFLAGVLPFHWTQVVNIKRDPFETSIGEQIKTLTGMGGAISAPATAYVYDWNMLPIGQALWLKELQSYIDYPPMQDPASYNLEQVIQQVQAMKQQHHPGE
- a CDS encoding cysteine rich repeat-containing protein — protein: MLVAAATFSAFMTHAVASRADTISYADAVTALAQECGADIKKHCKGVNLGGGRIQACLEENAARVSPTCTSTLSSVMTSIKQRQEAQMAYTKVCRHDMSQYCNGVVGDGNILACLIETSRVDGRKCDQVITDAGWR
- a CDS encoding OmpA family protein, which codes for MFIARIRILVTVGLLLAPGYTTAQQIDHKQLIGTLARLDQASPVVDVALLAEEVAANAGKGVANLPNWQNLSRLSQLIVEIDFENDSVAIEPESYRTIGMIADALHHPNLSRYKFLVVGHTSSTGDAKHNLKLSQDRADAITYALSTTFAVPPDHLYPIGVGKEWPIDAGHPAAADNRRVQLINLGLVR